The Microcoleus sp. FACHB-672 region TTGGGAATCGGGAATGGGGCATGGGGCATGGGGCAAGGCTTCGCCAACCTAAAGGTAGGGGCATAGGGCATTGGTTGCATTTGCCTCTATCCCCATTTCCCACACATCCCCTCTTCCCTGTAGGTATGTCTGTGGCGAAAATCTATTATACTGCTTTGAGACTGATTATCATTTTAATGTTTTAGAGGTGTTCCTCGTGATACAAGCTGCAATGTCCAGTTCGGTGCCGGTTACAGTGCTCACCGGCTATCTGGGTGCCGGTAAAACAACCCTCCTCAATCGCATCCTGACTTATGAACACGGCAAAAAAGTTGCCGTAATTATCAATGAATTTGGGGAAGTGGGAATTGATAATCAATTGGTAATCAATTCTGTTGATGAAGAAATCTTTGAAATGAATAATGGCTGCATCTGCTGCACTGTTAGGGGCGATTTAATTCGCATCATGGGCAACTTAATGCGGCGCAGAGATAAGTTTGATCATTTAGTCATAGAAACAACCGGCCTTGCTGATCCAGCGCCGGTGATCCAAACATTTTTCATGGATGAAGATGTTCGCAGCCAAACCAATTTAGATGCAGTCGTCACAGTCGTAGATGCCAAGCACATTTGGGAACATTGGGGTAGCAGCGAAGCGCAAGAACAGATTGCATTTGCGGATGTAATTTTGCTGAATAAAACTGATTTAGTTACGCCAGAACAGCTTGATGAGCTAGAGCAGCGCATTCGCTCAATGAATGCAATGGCAAAAATTTATCGCACTCAGAACGCAGAATTAGATATGGATTCGCTGTTGGGTGTAAAAGCGTTTGATTTAGATCGGGCGCTGGAAATTGATCCACAATTTTTAAATGAAGAAGCCCACGAACATGATGAATCGGTGTATTCCGTGGCATTCGTAGAAACCGGCGCACTGGATGGGGAAAAATTAACGAATTGGCTAGGTAATTTATTGCAAACCAGAGGGCCAGATATTTTTCGCATGAAAGGGAT contains the following coding sequences:
- a CDS encoding CobW family GTP-binding protein, with product MSSSVPVTVLTGYLGAGKTTLLNRILTYEHGKKVAVIINEFGEVGIDNQLVINSVDEEIFEMNNGCICCTVRGDLIRIMGNLMRRRDKFDHLVIETTGLADPAPVIQTFFMDEDVRSQTNLDAVVTVVDAKHIWEHWGSSEAQEQIAFADVILLNKTDLVTPEQLDELEQRIRSMNAMAKIYRTQNAELDMDSLLGVKAFDLDRALEIDPQFLNEEAHEHDESVYSVAFVETGALDGEKLTNWLGNLLQTRGPDIFRMKGILNIAGEENRLVFQGVHMIFDGKPDRPWKPGETRKSELVFIGRNLDEAQLREDFLKCLA